Proteins from a genomic interval of Bifidobacterium longum subsp. infantis ATCC 15697 = JCM 1222 = DSM 20088:
- a CDS encoding ABC transporter substrate-binding protein, protein MHSKKILAAIASVAAIASLAACGGVKDDAATAGGSSAVTIGTTDKITSLDPAGSYDNGSYAVQIQVFPFLYAQNYNTSELSADIAADNGTWNADGTQFTVKLKKGLKFANGNDLTASDVKFSYDRVKKINDENGPSSLLANITDVKAVDDTTVVFTDAVPFDVTLKQVMSSPAGPIVDEDSFAADKLTDADTIVSKKAFAGPYSLTSFKLNETAAYEKNADYQGLTPAKNAAVQVKYFADASNLKMAVQQGQVDVAYRSLTPTDIEDLSKDSKLQVIKGPGGEERLLVFNMKIQPFGESQPNADANKAKAVRQAVANLIDRDELATKVYKKTYTPMYSYIPDGLAGHEDTLKAAYGENGKPSVDKARKALKDAGVTTPVDLKLQYNGDHYGSSSADEYAAIKSQLEEGGLFSVDLQQTEWTQYNKDRVVTKDSDGAYPVYQLGWFPDYSDPDNYLSPFFRDGNFVNNGYSNKEINDLIVKQAVQTDENARAETLKQIQRLETDDLSTIPLLQGAQTAVAGSNVKGVVLDASFRFRYSSVTK, encoded by the coding sequence GTGCATTCCAAGAAGATTCTGGCCGCCATCGCTTCCGTGGCCGCCATCGCGTCCCTCGCCGCATGCGGCGGCGTGAAGGATGATGCCGCCACGGCCGGCGGCAGCTCCGCCGTCACCATCGGCACCACCGACAAGATCACCAGCCTCGATCCGGCCGGATCCTACGACAACGGCTCCTACGCCGTGCAGATTCAGGTGTTCCCGTTCCTGTACGCCCAGAACTACAACACCTCCGAACTGTCTGCCGACATCGCCGCCGACAACGGCACCTGGAACGCGGACGGCACCCAGTTCACCGTCAAACTCAAGAAGGGTCTGAAATTCGCCAACGGCAATGACCTGACCGCCTCCGACGTGAAGTTCTCCTACGATCGCGTCAAGAAGATCAACGACGAGAACGGGCCGAGTTCGCTGCTGGCCAACATCACCGACGTCAAGGCCGTGGACGACACCACCGTGGTGTTCACCGACGCCGTGCCTTTCGACGTGACCCTGAAGCAGGTCATGAGCTCCCCGGCCGGTCCGATCGTCGACGAGGACTCCTTCGCCGCCGACAAGCTGACCGACGCCGACACCATCGTGTCCAAGAAGGCCTTCGCCGGCCCCTACTCGTTGACCTCCTTCAAACTCAACGAGACGGCCGCCTACGAGAAGAACGCCGACTATCAAGGCCTGACCCCCGCCAAGAACGCCGCGGTGCAGGTCAAGTACTTCGCCGACGCCTCCAACCTGAAGATGGCCGTGCAGCAGGGGCAGGTCGATGTCGCCTACCGCTCCCTGACCCCGACCGACATCGAGGACCTGTCCAAGGACTCCAAGCTGCAGGTCATCAAGGGACCGGGCGGCGAGGAGCGTCTGCTCGTCTTCAACATGAAGATCCAGCCCTTCGGCGAATCCCAGCCCAACGCCGACGCCAACAAGGCCAAGGCGGTGCGCCAGGCCGTCGCCAACCTGATCGACCGTGACGAACTGGCCACCAAGGTCTACAAGAAGACCTACACCCCGATGTACTCCTACATCCCCGATGGCCTTGCCGGCCACGAGGACACGTTGAAGGCCGCCTACGGCGAGAACGGCAAGCCCTCCGTCGACAAGGCCAGGAAGGCGCTCAAGGACGCCGGCGTGACCACTCCGGTCGACCTGAAACTGCAGTACAACGGCGACCATTACGGTTCCTCCTCCGCTGACGAGTACGCCGCGATCAAGTCCCAGCTCGAGGAGGGCGGCCTATTCTCCGTCGACTTGCAGCAGACCGAATGGACTCAGTACAACAAGGACCGTGTGGTCACCAAGGATTCCGACGGCGCATACCCGGTCTACCAGCTCGGCTGGTTCCCGGACTACTCCGATCCGGACAACTACCTTTCCCCGTTCTTCCGCGACGGCAACTTCGTGAACAACGGATACTCCAACAAGGAGATCAACGACCTCATCGTCAAGCAGGCCGTCCAAACCGACGAGAACGCCCGAGCCGAGACCCTGAAGCAGATTCAGCGGCTCGAAACCGACGATCTGTCCACCATCCCGCTGCTGCAGGGTGCTCAGACCGCCGTCGCCGGCTCGAACGTGAAGGGCGTCGTGCTTGACGCATCCTTCCGCTTCCGCTACTCCTCCGTCACCAAGTGA
- a CDS encoding ABC transporter permease, with protein MSNTAAPAAAPDAAKPKQAKKNRLSGGFFRFVLTRFLLIIPTVFILVTIVFFVMRATGDPISAAMGGRLTPEELQRRIHAAGYDRPLIVQYADYLGDLLHGDLGTTLTDNQPVSAILAHYGAATFELAFLALIVALIVGIGLGRLAARRRDRAADAGIRTFAILCYATPVFFLGLVLKLIFAIWLNVLPASGRSSLASEMQFSRLISPTGFYIIDALQLGNMTVLADVLRHAVLPALALGLLTAGVFIRLVRTNVISTFNAGYVEAARSRGVSEKRLLNTHAWKPALIPIITVMGMQIALMLAGAVLTETTFEWKGLGFMLSQYLKARDFVAVQGIVILIAVIVAVVNFVVDVIAALIDPRVRY; from the coding sequence GTGTCCAACACAGCAGCTCCGGCCGCCGCACCTGATGCGGCGAAGCCGAAACAAGCCAAAAAGAACCGACTGTCGGGTGGATTCTTCCGTTTCGTCCTCACTCGGTTCCTTTTGATCATTCCCACCGTCTTCATTCTCGTCACCATCGTTTTCTTCGTGATGCGCGCCACCGGTGACCCGATCTCCGCCGCGATGGGCGGACGGCTGACCCCCGAGGAGCTGCAGCGACGCATCCACGCCGCCGGTTACGACCGGCCTCTGATCGTGCAATACGCCGATTATCTGGGTGACCTGCTGCATGGCGACCTCGGCACCACGCTGACCGACAACCAGCCGGTGAGCGCCATCCTCGCCCACTATGGCGCCGCGACCTTTGAACTGGCCTTCCTCGCGCTGATCGTCGCGCTGATCGTCGGCATCGGTCTGGGGCGTCTTGCCGCACGCCGGCGCGACCGCGCGGCTGATGCCGGCATCCGCACCTTCGCAATCCTGTGCTACGCCACGCCGGTCTTCTTCCTTGGCCTGGTCCTGAAACTGATCTTCGCCATCTGGCTGAACGTGCTTCCCGCTTCCGGCCGATCGTCATTGGCGTCCGAGATGCAGTTCTCGAGACTGATCTCGCCCACCGGCTTCTACATCATCGACGCCCTGCAGCTGGGCAACATGACCGTGCTCGCCGACGTGCTGCGCCACGCCGTGCTTCCCGCGTTGGCGTTGGGCCTGCTGACCGCAGGCGTGTTCATCCGTCTGGTGCGCACCAACGTGATCTCCACGTTCAACGCAGGCTATGTCGAGGCCGCCCGTTCTCGTGGCGTGAGCGAGAAGCGCCTGTTGAACACGCATGCCTGGAAGCCGGCGCTGATTCCGATCATCACCGTCATGGGCATGCAGATCGCCCTGATGCTCGCCGGCGCGGTGCTTACCGAAACGACCTTCGAGTGGAAAGGGCTGGGCTTCATGCTGTCCCAATATCTGAAAGCCCGTGACTTCGTGGCCGTGCAGGGCATCGTGATCCTGATCGCCGTCATCGTGGCCGTCGTCAACTTCGTCGTCGACGTGATCGCCGCGCTCATCGACCCGAGAGTGAGGTACTGA
- a CDS encoding ABC transporter permease, producing MSNASANKVTVPGDERLNKLNVNAGAPLWSKIPIIKELRVAVGWQKAMLVTGLSLTAFFLLVAVFAPLIAPYGHAQIKDANGVSFPAQAAPSAEHIWGTTAGGFDVFSRVVWGARTAVIAIVVAVLLSIFAGVMLGLVSGYFGGWVDRVLVMIADAVYSFPSLLLAILMAIMISHGQSGLWSGILASGISITVVYVPQYFRTIRAEVIRIKESAYVESARVVGASTWRIMTKHLLKNSTRTLPVILTLNSSEAILTLAGLGFLGFGIEPTAAAEWGYDLNRSVSDVTAGIWWTAVFPGMAIVLIVLGITLVGESLNDLADPRLRARKSAGEVVGSIEDTSVDPTEKPSVRNEVIAELDSNVNPPSTVIDHDPDFTASEWTGEGTVAPATKGKE from the coding sequence GTGTCCAACGCATCCGCAAACAAAGTCACCGTGCCGGGCGACGAACGCCTGAACAAGCTCAACGTCAACGCCGGCGCGCCGTTATGGTCCAAGATCCCGATCATCAAGGAGCTGCGCGTCGCGGTCGGATGGCAGAAAGCCATGCTGGTCACCGGCCTGTCGCTGACCGCCTTCTTCCTGCTGGTGGCCGTCTTCGCGCCGCTGATCGCCCCCTACGGCCATGCGCAGATCAAGGACGCCAACGGCGTCTCCTTCCCGGCGCAGGCCGCCCCCAGCGCCGAACACATCTGGGGCACCACCGCCGGTGGCTTCGACGTGTTCTCCCGTGTGGTGTGGGGCGCGCGCACCGCCGTGATCGCCATCGTCGTGGCCGTGCTGCTTTCCATCTTCGCCGGCGTGATGCTGGGCCTGGTCTCGGGCTATTTCGGTGGCTGGGTGGACCGTGTGTTGGTGATGATCGCCGACGCCGTCTACTCCTTCCCCTCGCTGTTGCTCGCCATTTTGATGGCCATCATGATCTCCCACGGGCAGTCCGGCCTGTGGAGCGGCATCCTGGCTTCGGGCATTTCGATCACCGTGGTCTACGTTCCGCAGTACTTCCGTACGATTCGCGCCGAGGTGATCCGCATCAAGGAATCCGCCTATGTGGAATCGGCCCGTGTGGTCGGCGCCTCCACCTGGCGGATCATGACCAAGCACCTGCTCAAGAACTCCACCCGCACGTTGCCGGTGATTCTGACGCTGAACTCGTCCGAAGCCATCCTGACCCTCGCCGGTCTGGGCTTCCTGGGCTTCGGCATCGAGCCGACGGCCGCGGCCGAATGGGGGTATGACCTGAACCGCTCCGTCTCCGACGTGACCGCCGGCATCTGGTGGACCGCGGTGTTCCCGGGCATGGCCATCGTGCTGATCGTGCTTGGCATCACGCTGGTGGGCGAATCCCTCAACGACCTTGCCGACCCGCGCCTGCGCGCGCGCAAGTCCGCCGGCGAAGTGGTGGGATCCATCGAAGACACCTCCGTGGATCCCACCGAGAAACCCTCCGTGCGCAATGAAGTGATCGCCGAATTGGATTCCAACGTCAATCCGCCGTCCACCGTCATCGATCACGACCCGGACTTCACCGCATCCGAGTGGACCGGCGAAGGCACCGTCGCGCCGGCGACCAAGGGCAAGGAATGA
- a CDS encoding dipeptide ABC transporter ATP-binding protein, with protein MSEQRQHNLADIKDLSVSFMTDAGSIKAVENVNFTIPRKTVVGVVGESGSGKSVTARSIIKLLPETATTSGAVYLSRRDGSDGLDVLSLSGEQLRDMRGSEAAMVFQEPNSVLNPVYTIGWQIEEGLRAHGLKDRKKLRAKAVDILNKVGIPDAETRVDYYPHQFSGGQKQRIVIAMALVLNPGLILADEPTTALDVTVQAEILDLLRLARDEFDASVLIITHNMGVIADIADQVVVMYRGHVVEQGTVEQVFYDPKNDYTKRLLGAVPRVGQKLVVRDPDGRVIERKSDWREQPVAVEAKGLTITYPGHLMQPDFKAVDGVDFTIHRSEVLGLVGESGSGKSTTGRAIAGLQKVSGGSLNVLGVEMNGVRERDFKPKRADIGFVFQDPGSSFNPLMTIAENVAEPLIVHRKYGSVAEARDYVGDLLEMVQLPRAYMNRFPHELSGGQRQRASLARGLALKPSLLIADEPTSALDVSVQAKVLELFKRLQAEIGFACLFITHDLAVVDMLADRVMVMHKGRIVEHGDADQIMRHPRNAYTQKLLASLPVPDPREQRLHRAHLHELLASGK; from the coding sequence ATGAGTGAACAGCGTCAACATAATCTGGCCGACATCAAGGATCTGTCCGTCTCCTTCATGACCGATGCGGGCTCCATCAAAGCCGTAGAGAACGTGAATTTCACGATCCCACGTAAAACCGTGGTCGGCGTGGTCGGCGAATCCGGCTCCGGCAAATCCGTGACCGCCCGCTCCATCATCAAACTGTTGCCGGAAACCGCCACCACGTCGGGAGCGGTGTACCTTTCCCGGCGTGACGGCTCCGATGGCCTGGACGTGCTCTCGCTTTCCGGCGAACAGCTGCGCGACATGCGTGGATCCGAAGCCGCGATGGTCTTTCAGGAGCCGAACTCGGTGCTCAACCCGGTGTACACGATCGGATGGCAGATCGAGGAGGGCCTGCGCGCCCACGGGCTGAAGGACAGGAAGAAGCTGCGCGCCAAAGCCGTCGACATCCTGAACAAGGTCGGCATCCCCGACGCCGAGACCCGCGTGGATTATTACCCCCATCAGTTCTCCGGCGGTCAGAAGCAGCGCATCGTCATCGCCATGGCGTTGGTGCTCAACCCCGGCCTCATCCTGGCCGACGAGCCCACCACCGCTCTGGACGTGACGGTCCAGGCCGAGATTCTCGACCTACTTCGTCTGGCGCGAGACGAATTCGATGCGTCCGTGCTCATCATCACCCACAACATGGGCGTGATCGCCGACATCGCCGACCAGGTGGTGGTGATGTACCGTGGACACGTGGTCGAACAAGGCACCGTGGAGCAGGTGTTCTACGACCCGAAGAACGACTACACCAAGCGCCTCCTGGGCGCGGTGCCGCGTGTCGGCCAGAAGCTGGTCGTGCGCGATCCGGACGGTCGCGTGATCGAACGCAAATCCGATTGGCGCGAGCAGCCGGTGGCCGTCGAGGCCAAGGGATTGACGATCACGTATCCCGGGCATCTGATGCAACCCGATTTCAAGGCCGTGGACGGCGTGGACTTCACGATTCACCGTTCCGAAGTGCTCGGCCTGGTGGGTGAATCCGGTTCCGGCAAATCCACCACCGGTCGTGCCATCGCCGGCCTGCAGAAAGTGTCCGGCGGGTCATTGAACGTGCTTGGCGTGGAGATGAACGGTGTCAGGGAGCGGGACTTCAAACCCAAGCGCGCCGACATCGGCTTCGTGTTCCAGGATCCCGGCTCCTCGTTCAACCCGTTGATGACCATTGCGGAAAACGTGGCCGAACCGCTGATCGTGCACAGGAAGTATGGTTCGGTGGCCGAGGCTAGGGACTATGTGGGAGATCTGTTGGAGATGGTGCAGTTGCCGCGCGCCTACATGAACCGTTTCCCCCACGAGCTTTCCGGCGGGCAGCGTCAGCGCGCCTCGCTGGCACGGGGCCTGGCCCTGAAGCCCTCCCTGCTGATCGCGGACGAGCCGACATCGGCTTTGGACGTGTCGGTTCAGGCCAAGGTGCTGGAGCTGTTCAAGCGGCTGCAGGCGGAGATCGGCTTCGCCTGCCTGTTCATCACCCACGATCTGGCGGTGGTGGATATGCTCGCCGACCGCGTCATGGTGATGCATAAGGGGCGGATCGTGGAGCATGGCGACGCCGATCAGATCATGCGGCATCCGCGCAACGCCTACACGCAGAAGCTGTTGGCCTCCCTGCCGGTGCCCGATCCGCGCGAGCAGAGGCTGCACCGCGCGCATCTTCACGAACTGCTCGCCAGCGGGAAGTAA